GAAGGAAAGGTTCAAGCTATTAAATATGTGCGTGAGAATAATATTCCATTCTTGGGTATTTGTTTGGGAATGCAATGTGCAGTTATAGAATATGCTCGAAGTTTTTGTGAATTAGCAGATGCAAATTCATCTGAATTCGATGCAGAAACACATAGTCCTGTAATTGATCTAATGTATCATCAGCGCGATATTGTAGATATGGGAGCGACTATGAGGCTTGGATCATATAAAGCCGTACTAAAAGAAGGTTCTTTGGCTCAGGCTCTATATCAAAGCGATCAGATAACTGAGCGTCATCGTCATCGTTATGAATTTAATAATAAATATCGTGAGATGTTAGAAAATGAAGGACTAATAATTTCTGGTACTTCACCAGATGGTGAACTTGTAGAATTTGTTGAGTTAACTGAAAAGGACCATCCTTATTTTATAGCAACACAAGCACATCCAGAGTTTAAGTCCAGGCCAGACGAGCCACACCCTCTCTTTAGTGGGCTAGTTTCTGCTGCTAAAAACTTTGCAAAAAACCGCGATGAATTATCAAAAGTTGATATTAGAGAAGGTGCATTAGAATTCCTTAAAAGAGTAACCAAGTAGTGAACCTTAGTCACATTAATATTTGTATATGTCTATAGATGAAGCAATAGAAGAGTTTTTAATATATTGTTCTTCCGTACGCGGTTTTTCTAAAAATACATTATCTGCATATTCGAGCGATTTATCTCGTTTTAAATCTGGGATTGTTTTAAATAAGATCGAGAAAATAACTATTACAGATATCGCAAAATTTTTAGATTCAAAAAATGAAAAAGCGAGGTCAGTAGCCTCAAGTGCACGTATGGTTGCAACGATAAGGTCTTTAGTTAAGTTTTTGCAAAGTGAATACGAAAATACTGATTTAGATTTATCTGATTTAAAGTTACCTAAAGTCCCCCAACCTATGGCCAAAGCATTGACAAAAGAAGAAATATTTCTACTTTTAGATTCTTTTGGTAGTGATGATGTCTCGATTAGGGATAAAGCTATTTGCGAAGTCTTATATTCAAGTGGAATTAGAATAAGTGAAGCATCGGGATTAGACACAAATGATATAGATTATGAAAATCAAATGTTGAGAGTATTTGGTAAAGGTTCTAAAGAGAGAGTTGCTCCTTTTGGTTCAATAGCAATGTCATCTATAAAACTATATCATCAAATCTCAAGACCACATTTTGTTGCTAAAAGAAAAACGAACGATTCAATTAATGCGTTATTTCTTTCGCAAAGAGGCCATAGATTAACTCGTCAGGGCATTTACGACATAGTGAAAAAAGCAGCAAAGAGGGTGGACTTAGAAGATGAAATCTCGCCACATGTATTTAGACACTCTTACGCAACCCATTTAATTGAAGGTGGAGCCGATATACGTATTGTTCAGGAATTGCTTGGCCATTCATCTATTGCGACTACACAGAGATATACAAAAACGGATACAAAAAAAATAATAGAAACATTTACAAGAGCTCATCCTAGAGCAACTAAAATATAAAAAACTTATGCTTATTATAAAGAAATTTCGTCATTATTTAATTCGTGTAAAGCAATCGTATTTTGTATCTAAACTAAGCAGCACAGAAATTAAATGTGTGAAAAATACCTTGAAACCTGAATTACAAGTTATATTTTTTTCGCAAGCTATGTGTGACCAACGACATGGTTTCTTAGTATTTAATAAGTGTAAAGAACTATTTAAAGATAGTGTTGATATTTCCCATGAAGAACTATTTACGGCTAGTTTGCTACACGATGTTGGTAAAACTACAAGTTTTAGTAGTGTTACCATGCGCATCATAACCGCACTTTTCGTTG
This region of Acidimicrobiia bacterium genomic DNA includes:
- a CDS encoding tyrosine recombinase; this encodes MSIDEAIEEFLIYCSSVRGFSKNTLSAYSSDLSRFKSGIVLNKIEKITITDIAKFLDSKNEKARSVASSARMVATIRSLVKFLQSEYENTDLDLSDLKLPKVPQPMAKALTKEEIFLLLDSFGSDDVSIRDKAICEVLYSSGIRISEASGLDTNDIDYENQMLRVFGKGSKERVAPFGSIAMSSIKLYHQISRPHFVAKRKTNDSINALFLSQRGHRLTRQGIYDIVKKAAKRVDLEDEISPHVFRHSYATHLIEGGADIRIVQELLGHSSIATTQRYTKTDTKKIIETFTRAHPRATKI
- a CDS encoding HD domain-containing protein, with product MLIIKKFRHYLIRVKQSYFVSKLSSTEIKCVKNTLKPELQVIFFSQAMCDQRHGFLVFNKCKELFKDSVDISHEELFTASLLHDVGKTTSFSSVTMRIITALFVAIYGVNNSINLDNSRFSLLRRVGAYANHSEIGGEMIRKYCESDFVYEATRYHHSKPETLYKNCKNPLAIELFIEADNL